The genomic region CCATCGGAAATAAGTCATAGGCCGGAAGCGGCAAGATATCCAGATCAGGGATAAGTTCACGCACCGGGCCAAAGATTACATTTCCGTTTTCCCTGGAGGCAAGGCCGGCAACATCCTTGAAATTGGTCTTGCCTTTACTTAAAGTATCCATCAAATCAGTAAAGGTTATTTCCCCTTCACCCATTACTACAAAGTCAATAGCCGGATTCTGCCGAAGGCTTTCTTTGCTTAAATAAGAATACCACAGTCCCCCAACAACAATTTTTATGCCGGGAAGCGCTTTCTTTATTTTTTTAGCCGCTTCATTAAAATACCACTGTACGGCAAACCCGCCGTAGGAATGAAGCATATCTCCCAAAACAACAACGTCGGGATTTTTCCCCTTAATGATTTCCACCATTTTATCCATCGGGATCCCTAACGCTTTGCAATCCAAGACTTCAGGCTTGACAGCTCCCTTTTCGCGGGCATATGCTGCCCAGTGAGCGTGCATTTGATTAGCTGCCACATGATGGCCGTGCGTTGCCCATGAACCTAACTGGGGCGTGACAAATAAGACTTTCATTTATTACCTCCCTTTTTCTGTTTTCTGTCCTCTGTGTTCACCGGGGGTGTTTCTGCGTAAAAGGAATAACCGGTTTTGCCCAGGGGGTTTGTTGATTTATAACCGCCAGTTCCAGCGGACAGACGTTTTGAGGAACCCTTAAGGCAAACATTACCGCTTCCTCTATCGACTCTGTAGAAATTAAGCGCCCTTTTTGCTTCTCGGTTATTTCCGCCAGTTTTCCGGTTAAATCAGTATCAGTAACCCCGGGCATAATCGCGGTAACCTTAATGCCCTTATCGCGCATCTCCCAGAATAAACCCTTAGAAAAAGCGCGCAATCCGACTTTCAACGAACTATATACCAGAAAATTGCGCGGCACAGGCTCAACTAAAACTGAGCCGGAAACCATATTAATAATTGAACCGGATTTATTTTCGATCATGTGGGGAATTACCAGGCGGGTAAGTCTTACATACCCCAAATAATTGGTATGGGCCAGGCGCTCTAAATCGTCTAAGGGCTGTTGATCAAAAGAATGCTGACTGGAAACGCCGGCGTTATTAATTAAAATATCAATCTTTCCTAATTTTTCTAAAGAAACTTTAACCAGATTTTCCAGGTCAGCCAAACGGGAAACATCACAAGGAACACCGAAGACCTTGGTATTATTTTCTTTTTCTATTTCCTTTGTTGTTTCATCCAGCGTAGACTGTGTGCGCGCCGCTAAAACCAGGTTAACGCCGCTTTGAGCAAGCCTTCGGGCAATAGATTTTCCAATACCCTTGCTTGCGCCGGTAATGACAGCATTTTTACCCTTTAGGTCCTTCATACTTAAGCCTCCTTGATAACCAGTTTTTTTCTGAAAATAATCAGCAAAAACAAACAAAAAGCAAAAATTGCAAATTCCAAATTAAAACTCCTGCGGACTAAAATCCCGCCAACGACCATACCCAGACCTCCGGATAAGAATCTTACCGAACTATTCAAACCGGCTGATTCATAAAGATGCCTGTGGGGCAGATCAGTCAAAATAGTAGAAATTCCCGAATGATTGAATGTCCAGCCCAACCCCCAGATAAACATAACCGTAAAAAGGGCGAACAGGGCATTTTTAAATAAAAGAATAAGAAGAACAAAAAGCATCAAGGCCATTCCTGCATTAACAACCCTTATCCTGCCAATGCCGGCCCGGTCAGACAGAATTCCTCCTAACGACTCGCCGAATATCCCGCCTAAGGTTACTGTGGTTAAAAGCATGCTGACCCAAAATTGTTCAAAGCCGTAAACCTTAGAAAAATAAACCCCCAGCCACTGCCTTACTCCGTGATAGAGAAAACTCATTAAAAATATATAAACGAATAACCGAAAAACCTTTTTCTCGGAAAGAACCTGAAAATAATTGAATTTCACCTTCTCTTCTACGGGAAGAAAATTGGGGAAATAAAAACAAACGCTTGCGCAAACCAATGCCGCGCCGATTGCCGGTATTAAAAAAATCCAGCGCCAGAAGAGCAATCCGCTCAAAAATAGTCCCAAAAGCGTAGCAACAAAAGTGATGCTAAAAAACCATCCTACTCTCTTGCCTCTTTCCTGCGGAAGAGAGGTTTTAGCAATTAAGATCAGGCTCAAAGGCACAATTGCCGCCCCGGACATACCGGCTAACACCCTGGCAGCAAAAAGAAGATACAAATTTGAAGCCAGCCCCGAAAAAAGATTAGCCAGGCAAAGAACAGCCAGAGAAAAAGAAAGTATCTTTTTGCAATCTAAGCTTCTGGATAACGGCGCATAAAACAAAGCCATCAGGCCATAAGGCAGCATATAGAGCCAGACGATCTTTCCAACAAAAAACTCATTTACCCCAAACGCGGCGGCAATCGAGGGAATTAATGCCGAACAGGCTATCACATTAAAAGAAAGAACAAATCCGGCTGAAGCTATAAGAAAAAAAACTGACTTTTTTATTTTTTTGCCTCGTTTTCAATAATCCGCTTGAATATATTTAAATTCTCCCGGGAATGTTTATTGATCATTTCCTCAACCTGGCTGTCGTTAAACTTGGCCTTTTCGTCCATCTCGAAATCCTGTATCCAGGTCATTAAAACACCCTCGGATTTAAGGGTATAAAGCCAAATAATTTTCATATATTTAAACGGGAATTCCGGCGGCAGTTTCTGGGCGTAAGCAAAATAATGCTCCTTAAAAAGCAGTCGAAATGACTGCCAAGAGCGATTTTCATTATCGGTTAAGCAAAAGGTAAGCTTATTCCCTTCGCGCTTTAAAATCTTTGCCTCTTTGTATTCTTCGCCAAACAATTCTGTCCAGCGTTCGATATCATTAGAAATGTCAAATACTTTATCATAAGGCGCGTTGATTAAAATGGAATTATTTGTATGCCCCATAGCTCTTCCCCCTTTCTTATTCTTCCAATATAGCTACTACCCGGCTAAAACTCGCCCCCGCATCCCTTATCTTCACCGGAAAACAGGCAATCTTGAATCCAAAGGCCTGAGGCAGCTTATCTAAGTTTGCCAAACGTTCAATATGCGCATATTCTTTTTTCCGGCCGTAAAAATGAGCCGGCCAGAGAACTTCCTTTTCTTTTTTTGACAAAAAGTCCTTGAGCATTGCCGGGTAAGGCCGGTCAAAACCCAACGCATCGATCCCGATCACCTTCACGCCCTGAGCCAAAATATACTCTATTGCCCCTGCGCTCACCCCGGGAAATTTAATCATATAATCCTTACTGCCAAAATATTTATCAGCGCCGGTATGTAAAAAAACAATATCTTTGGGTTTTAATTTGTAATTAACTTTATTTAACGCGGATTTTATATCTTCAACGCTAATTGCTTCCTCCGGCTTTTTATGAGTTAAACCCAGCACAACCCCGTTCCCATAAAACCATTCCAGGGGCAAATCATCAATCTTTTTAGAATCTTTACCTTCGCATCTTGTGCCAAAGTGATATGGCGCATCCACATGCGTGCCGGTATGCACACTGCAGTAAACCATTTCTAAAGAAAGAAATTCTTTGTCGGGTAAATCATCGGGCCTGATTATTCTTTTTCCCAGCAAATATGAAATAAGTCCTTTGATGCTTTTGCGCATCATCAGCCAGTTCAAATGCTCAATGCCCTTTCTATGCCCAAGCCTTTCTATCCGGATAGGATGGGCCTCGGGGTTTTTGTCGTCAATAGGCAGACTTAAATCAATTAATCTCATTTAAAACGCCTTCCTTTTGCTTCCGATTACTTTAATTATGTCATCCGGTGAACTGGTTTTGCCAATTTCTTTACCCTCAATTTTTATGCCGAATTTTTTCTCTAGGGCAATTCTTAAATCCACCATCTCTGTTGAATCTACGCCTAAAGAATCATATAAATTTTTATCCAATTTTACTTCTTCCGGCTTTACGCTTAAAGTCTGAATAATAACCTCTTTCACATCCTCTTCAACTGCCATATTAACCCTCCTTTTTCTCTCTACTTTCTACTCTCTACTCTCTACTTTTTCTAAAGCCATCACCGCGTTAATCCCTCCCCGGCCGCGGGATATAACCAGGGCGCGCTTGACTTCTTTATGTTCAGATTTATTAGGCACATAATCCAGATCACAGGCTGGGTCGGGATTGCGGTAATTTATCGTCGGAGGAACTGTGTGATACATCATACTCAAAACCGTAGTAATGACATCCACGCTTCCCTGAGCGCCAAGCATATTGCCAAACATTGATTTCGGCGCGCTTACCGGAATATGCTTTGCCCTTTTACCAAAAACCTTTTTTATCGCTTTGGTCTCGCTGATATCTCCCCAGATAGTCGCTGCTCCGTCAGCACAGATATAATCAACGCTGCTTTTATCAAACCCTGCCTGCTTAAGCGTCTCCTCTAAAGCCTTGGCCAGATATAATCCTTCCGGGTCCGGCTTAATACGGTCGTAAGCATCACAATTAGTATAAAATCCGCAAACCTTAGCATAACGCGGGGCCTGTCTTTTTTCAGCATCATCCGATCTTTCTAAAGTTAAAATACCCGAGCCTTCAGCAATAACAAATCCATCACGCTCTTTGTCAAAAGGTGAATATGCGCCCGGCCCTCCGTTCTTTTTAGAGAGAAAACCGTAAGTACTACAGCATAAAAGCGCGTATGGCGTAACCGGGGCTTCCATTCCTCCAACCAGGACCAAATCCAGTTTTTTTCTTTTTAAGGTTTTAGCAGCATAATTAATGGCCATTAAAGAACCGGCGCGGTCAGCAATCAATGTCTTGGAATATCCTTTAATCCCATAGTGTATAGAGATCTGTCCCTGGGGGGCAGCGGGAAACCAGGCCGAAGCCATAAACGGGCTGACACCTTTCCAGCCTTCCAGATAAAGATCTCTCAGTTCTGTTTCCGCAAAAAGCCAGCCGCCGATAGCGTTACCCATAAAGATACCGGTACGCTTGAGGTCAAAGTTTTCTAAATTAATATCCGCGTCCTTTAAAGCCAGCTCGGAAGCTATCAAAGCTAAATGGGAAAAAAGATCGATCTTCTTCAGCATCCGGGGAGAAAAGCTATTACTGTAAGGCTCGATCTCCTTAATCTGTCCGGCAACTCGCGAAGGATAAAGGGAAGAATCAAACCGCGTAATCGGGCTGACGAAAGATCTCCCTTCCCGGATATGACGCCAGAAATTTGCCTTGCCGATCCCGGCCGGAGAAACTATGCCCATTCCGGTAATCACGATATCCCCCATTACCTTTCCTCCCAGCGTTTCAGCACCATAGATGAATGTATTCCGGAAAACCCGGAGCTTGTTTTTAAAATATATTCCACCTTTTTTTCCCTTCCCTTATTGGGAATATAATCCAAATCACATTCAGGATCAGGAACCTCCTGATTAATTGTAGGCGGCAAAAAATTATTTTTAAAAATCAAACCACAGGCAACCAGTTCTACCGCATTAGTCGCCGCCAAGGGATGACCAAACATTGATTTTAAGGAACTGGCGGGAACTTTATAGGCATAATCCCCAAAAACCCGTTTGTAAGCACCGGTTTCAAAGACATCGTTTTGCCGCGTAGATGAACCGTGGGCATTGATATACTCTATTCTTTCCGGCAAAATCGCGGCATCTTCTAATGCCAGTTTTATACAATCCGCCATTGCTTCTCCCTCAGCCGGCAGATCAGTCATGTGAAAGGCATTGTTGCAGGTCCCGTAACCGATAATTTCTGCGTAAATCTTGGCATTGCGCCTTAATGCGTGTTCTAACTCTTCCAATATTAAAATGCCGCAGCCCTCGCTAAGCACAAAACCATTGCGATTAGCGTCAAACGGACGCGAGGCCTTTTGAGGTTCATCATTGCAGCCGGAAAGCACGTTAACTACATCAAAGGCGCCGAAAGTAATCGGCGTAAGCGGGGCCTCTGAGGCACCGGTAATAATTACATCCTGCTCACCGTCTTGAATCATCTCGTAAGAAAGGCCTACGGAATCTGTGCCGGCAGTACAGCCGGTAGAAACAGTAGTGCAAATGCCGTTCAATTTATAAAAGCCGGAAATCTCGCTGGAGGGGGTATTAAACATCGAAGCATCATAAAGATCCGGCCGCACCAGCCGGGGGTTAATAGGATCTTTTCCGT from Candidatus Omnitrophota bacterium harbors:
- a CDS encoding SDR family oxidoreductase gives rise to the protein MKDLKGKNAVITGASKGIGKSIARRLAQSGVNLVLAARTQSTLDETTKEIEKENNTKVFGVPCDVSRLADLENLVKVSLEKLGKIDILINNAGVSSQHSFDQQPLDDLERLAHTNYLGYVRLTRLVIPHMIENKSGSIINMVSGSVLVEPVPRNFLVYSSLKVGLRAFSKGLFWEMRDKGIKVTAIMPGVTDTDLTGKLAEITEKQKGRLISTESIEEAVMFALRVPQNVCPLELAVINQQTPWAKPVIPFTQKHPR
- a CDS encoding MFS transporter is translated as MKKSVFFLIASAGFVLSFNVIACSALIPSIAAAFGVNEFFVGKIVWLYMLPYGLMALFYAPLSRSLDCKKILSFSLAVLCLANLFSGLASNLYLLFAARVLAGMSGAAIVPLSLILIAKTSLPQERGKRVGWFFSITFVATLLGLFLSGLLFWRWIFLIPAIGAALVCASVCFYFPNFLPVEEKVKFNYFQVLSEKKVFRLFVYIFLMSFLYHGVRQWLGVYFSKVYGFEQFWVSMLLTTVTLGGIFGESLGGILSDRAGIGRIRVVNAGMALMLFVLLILLFKNALFALFTVMFIWGLGWTFNHSGISTILTDLPHRHLYESAGLNSSVRFLSGGLGMVVGGILVRRSFNLEFAIFAFCLFLLIIFRKKLVIKEA
- a CDS encoding SRPBCC family protein, with the protein product MGHTNNSILINAPYDKVFDISNDIERWTELFGEEYKEAKILKREGNKLTFCLTDNENRSWQSFRLLFKEHYFAYAQKLPPEFPFKYMKIIWLYTLKSEGVLMTWIQDFEMDEKAKFNDSQVEEMINKHSRENLNIFKRIIENEAKK
- a CDS encoding cyclase family protein codes for the protein MRLIDLSLPIDDKNPEAHPIRIERLGHRKGIEHLNWLMMRKSIKGLISYLLGKRIIRPDDLPDKEFLSLEMVYCSVHTGTHVDAPYHFGTRCEGKDSKKIDDLPLEWFYGNGVVLGLTHKKPEEAISVEDIKSALNKVNYKLKPKDIVFLHTGADKYFGSKDYMIKFPGVSAGAIEYILAQGVKVIGIDALGFDRPYPAMLKDFLSKKEKEVLWPAHFYGRKKEYAHIERLANLDKLPQAFGFKIACFPVKIRDAGASFSRVVAILEE
- a CDS encoding acyl carrier protein; amino-acid sequence: MAVEEDVKEVIIQTLSVKPEEVKLDKNLYDSLGVDSTEMVDLRIALEKKFGIKIEGKEIGKTSSPDDIIKVIGSKRKAF
- a CDS encoding beta-ketoacyl-[acyl-carrier-protein] synthase family protein translates to MGDIVITGMGIVSPAGIGKANFWRHIREGRSFVSPITRFDSSLYPSRVAGQIKEIEPYSNSFSPRMLKKIDLFSHLALIASELALKDADINLENFDLKRTGIFMGNAIGGWLFAETELRDLYLEGWKGVSPFMASAWFPAAPQGQISIHYGIKGYSKTLIADRAGSLMAINYAAKTLKRKKLDLVLVGGMEAPVTPYALLCCSTYGFLSKKNGGPGAYSPFDKERDGFVIAEGSGILTLERSDDAEKRQAPRYAKVCGFYTNCDAYDRIKPDPEGLYLAKALEETLKQAGFDKSSVDYICADGAATIWGDISETKAIKKVFGKRAKHIPVSAPKSMFGNMLGAQGSVDVITTVLSMMYHTVPPTINYRNPDPACDLDYVPNKSEHKEVKRALVISRGRGGINAVMALEKVESRE
- a CDS encoding beta-ketoacyl-[acyl-carrier-protein] synthase family protein, with protein sequence MEKKRVVITGLGVIAPSGIGLETFWRNISEGIPAVKEVTNFDVSQFTSRIAAQVEDFDPAAFGLSQKTADRMDRYVQFALAGAKMAIEDSQLDFSRPKDRMGVILANAICGTKYMEEEFLRVTNNGKDPINPRLVRPDLYDASMFNTPSSEISGFYKLNGICTTVSTGCTAGTDSVGLSYEMIQDGEQDVIITGASEAPLTPITFGAFDVVNVLSGCNDEPQKASRPFDANRNGFVLSEGCGILILEELEHALRRNAKIYAEIIGYGTCNNAFHMTDLPAEGEAMADCIKLALEDAAILPERIEYINAHGSSTRQNDVFETGAYKRVFGDYAYKVPASSLKSMFGHPLAATNAVELVACGLIFKNNFLPPTINQEVPDPECDLDYIPNKGREKKVEYILKTSSGFSGIHSSMVLKRWEER